A region of uncultured Desulfobacter sp. DNA encodes the following proteins:
- the purU gene encoding formyltetrahydrofolate deformylase, with protein MYILCLNCDDRPGIVAAVANALCNSNCNIEESSQFYDPYSNQFFMRVMFSAVTERAQEKFQSLFESVAGDFGMNWYMKEMDEPVKMLVLVSKDDHCLNDIIYRWRTRHLNIELVGVVSNHEVNRDLSEQFGLKFYYVPTQGVEKDAVDAEHFRIIEETDAELIVLARYMQILSEDMCRRYAGRVINIHHSFLPGFKGAKPYHQAYERGVKLIGATAHFATRDLDEGPIIEQDVMRIDHRDCPRKLQIRGQDTEARVLARAIEMYTERRIFLHGNRTVIL; from the coding sequence TTGTACATACTTTGCCTGAATTGTGATGATCGTCCGGGAATTGTTGCCGCCGTTGCAAATGCTTTGTGTAATTCAAACTGTAATATTGAGGAATCTTCACAGTTTTACGACCCGTATTCAAATCAGTTTTTCATGCGCGTTATGTTTTCTGCTGTAACTGAACGGGCCCAGGAAAAGTTTCAATCCCTGTTTGAGTCTGTGGCCGGGGATTTCGGCATGAACTGGTATATGAAAGAGATGGATGAGCCGGTCAAGATGCTTGTCCTGGTATCAAAAGATGATCATTGTCTGAACGATATTATTTACCGCTGGAGGACAAGGCACCTTAATATCGAACTTGTGGGTGTCGTCTCAAATCATGAGGTCAACCGTGATCTTTCGGAGCAATTCGGGCTAAAATTTTATTATGTGCCCACCCAGGGGGTGGAGAAAGACGCCGTTGATGCGGAGCATTTCAGGATTATCGAAGAGACAGATGCAGAGCTTATTGTACTGGCCCGCTATATGCAGATCCTTTCCGAGGATATGTGCCGCAGATATGCCGGCCGGGTGATCAATATCCACCACTCATTCCTGCCGGGTTTCAAAGGCGCAAAGCCCTATCATCAGGCGTATGAGCGTGGTGTGAAGCTTATCGGCGCCACCGCTCATTTTGCCACGAGGGATCTTGATGAAGGGCCGATTATAGAACAGGACGTCATGCGTATTGATCATCGCGACTGTCCCAGAAAGCTGCAAATCCGGGGGCAGGATACGGAGGCCAGGGTACTTGCCCGCGCCATTGAAATGTACACCGAAAGGCGGATATTTCTGCACGGGAACAGAACGGTTATTCTGTAG